A region from the Colius striatus isolate bColStr4 chromosome 12, bColStr4.1.hap1, whole genome shotgun sequence genome encodes:
- the OTOL1 gene encoding otolin-1, giving the protein MWSSPGPVSALVMLVVTAVHAGLKVTPVVKYTKPKPFQPVASGASHPPLTPLAGKGPFPAAPAKAELPTLSPAARGATTLFPFENYTLDSADFFFNCCDCCPSAAGLRGQPGEQGPPGPKGEKGDAGLQGLPGTPGPPGPKGSKGERGGKGEQGERGVSGNPGYPGKPGLQGDAGVKGSKGSYGFPGLKGQKGSKGDTCENGTKGDKGDRGDAGEPGGDGGQGAKGEKGDTGDKGYCGEPGGRGAKGERGEAGTKGEKGNKGEMGLEGIRGVDGKQGERGERGIKGEKGDLGPAGVTGPSGPKGAAGSKGGRGAPGKKGSRGAKGARGDTAKLLRSAFSAGLSKPFPPPNVPIRFDKILYNDQADYNPATGKFNCSVPGAYVFAYHLTVRGRPARVSLVARSRKVAKARETLYGQEIDQASFLTILKLSAGDQVWLEVARDWNGVYVSAEDDSVFTGFLLYPDAFEIVL; this is encoded by the exons ATGTGGAGCTCCCCGGGGCCTGTCTCAGCGTTGGTGATGCTGGTTGTTACTGCTGTGCACGCGGGACTGAAGGTGACTCCAGTCGTGAAGTACACGAAGCCAAAGCCCTTCCAGCCGGTGGCCAGCGGCGCTTCTcaccctcccctcacccctctcgCTGGGAAGGGCCCGTTCCCGGCAGCACCGGCCAAAGCTGAGTTACCCACCCTGAGCCCTGCAGCCCGAGGGGCCACCACGCTCTTCCCCTTCGAGAACTACACACTCGACTCGGCCGATTTCTTCTTCAACTGCTGCGACTGCTGCCCGTCTgccgcggggctgcgggggcagCCGGGGGAGCAGGGACCCCCAG GTCCCaaaggggagaagggagatgctgGTCTGCAAGGTCTGCCAGGAACCCCAGGTCCTCCAGGTCCAAAGGGTTCTAAAGGAGAAAGAG GAGGCAAAGGGGAGCAAGGAGAGCGAGGAGTGAGTGGCAATCCCGGTTATCCAGGCAAACCTGGGCTACAAG GTGACGCTGGAGTGAAAGGCAGTAAGGGCAGCTATGGCTTCCCGGGACTGAAGGGACAAAAAGGGTCCAAAGGGGATACTTGCGAGAATGGGACCAAAGGAGATAAAGGAGACAGAGGGGATGCTGGAGAGCCGGGAGGGGATGGAGGACAGGGtgccaaaggggaaaaaggagacACGGGGGACAAGGGATACTGTGGGGAGCCAGGGGGGAGAGGTGCGAAGGGAGAAAGGGGGGAAGCGGGGACaaagggagaaaaggggaaCAAAGGGGAGATGGGACTTGAGGGTATTCGAGGCGTGGATGGAAAACAGGGAGAAAGGGGAGAGCGAGGAATTAAGGGTGAAAAAGGGGACCTGGGACCCGCCGGCGTGACGGGACCTTCCGGACCCAAGGGGGCTGCCGGCAGCAAGGGAGGCCGAGGGGCTCCGGGAAAGAAAGGCTCCCGTGGGGCCAAGGGCGCCCGAGGAGACACCGCCAAGCTCCTGCGGTCAGCCTTCAGCGCCGGCCTGTCCAAGCCCTTCCCTCCACCCAACGTCCCCATTAGATTCGACAAGATCCTGTACAACGACCAGGCAGATTACAACCCTGCCACCGGGAAATTCAACTGCAGCGTGCCCGGGGCCTACGTCTTCGCCTACCACCTGACGGTGAGAGGCCGCCCGGCCCGTGTCAGCCTCGTGGCCCGCAGCAGGAAGGTGGCCAAAGCCCGGGAGACTCTCTACGGGCAGGAGATCGATCAGGCGTCCTTCCTGACCATCCTGAAGCTGAGCGCAGGGGATCAGGTGTGGCTGGAGGTGGCGCGGGACTGGAACGGGGTGTACGTCAGTGCTGAGGACGACAGCGTCTTCACGGGCTTTCTGCTCTACCCTGATGCTTTTGAGATTGTGCTATAg